The Streptomyces bacillaris sequence GCGTCGGGCGACCACGGCCACCAGTCGACGGGGTTGTCGGCGTGCTGGAGCAGGTACGGGGAGGTGGTCTGCGTAAGTCGGTTGGCCATGGCCCCAATCCTCGCGCACCCGTCCCCACGACACCCGCGCGCCACGGGACGGGGTGTGAAGGGGCAGGTGGGGGGAGTGAGGGTTGCCGATACCGGGCGGCGTGGCATCGGCGGACAGTAGGCTGGCTCCAGCAGCACCGGGACTGCTGAGGCTCCTCGAAGGAGGTACACCATGACCGCCGAGATGGTGGCGCCCGCGTGGATGCACATGCAGATCAGCGCGGAGCAGTACGACTCCTGGTCCGAGGAGCAGTGCGCCGGCATCGAGATCGTGGACGGGATGGTCGTCGTGAGCCCGAGCGCCTCCAAGCGCCACAACCGGCTGGCCCGCATCCTGGCCAACGCCCTGGACGCCGCCGCAGGCCCGGACTGGAATGCCGACACGGACTTCGACGTCCGCCTGCAGGACGTGCCGCTCACGAACCGCCGCCCGGACGTCATCGTCTACCGGGCAGAAACCATCGACGTCACGCCTACCCGCCCGGAGCACGTGCTCCTGGTAGTGGAGGTCGTGTCGCCCGGCTCGGAGACCACGGACCGGATCGTGAAGGTCGACCAGTACGCCAAGGCAGGCATCCCCTTCTACTGGCGGGTTGAGCAGGCCGCCACCGGTGTCCCGATCGTCTACACGTACGTCCTCGACCCCGCCACCAAGGCTTACCGGGACGGCGAAATGTTCACGGGCACAGTGAAGGCCACCGCACCTTTCCCCATCGCGGTCAATCTTGGGGAAAGTTAAGGAACGGAAAGTCGTTCGTCTTCCACGTTTTATGGCTCGCACCCGCATGCTTCTGTCTTGTGATGCGCAAGGATCACGACCCAGACCAGCTCCCGGCCTCACGGCGGGGCCACGAAAAAGCTACTGCGCGGCTACATTCGCACCGTCTGCCTTGCTCACGTCGCGTCGAGTTTTCCCTTTCCCATAGCGCAAGGCTTCGGGACTGAGCAGGCGTACGCAGACGCCCCGGGGGCTCGAGCATGAGTGAGGCGGCATGGACGCCTCCGGCGACCAGGGCCACCAGTCGACGGGGTTCTCAGCATGCTGAAGCAGATATGGCGAGGTCACACCAGCCAGCCGGTTCATGAAAGTCAGCCTCTCACAGCGCCCGGGCCCGGCCGGGGAAACGTTACGGCCACCGTGCCGTCGTCGGGCGCGGGCGCCTCGGTCCACACCACCCGCCCGGTTCGCCCGCCGATCCGCGATCCGCGATCCGGGCGCTGGTGGCCTCAACTCGGGGAAAAGCGTGGTGGGTTCGGGTGCCATGGGTGACGATGCTGAGTGGCCTGGGTGGGAGTGCGAGGAGACGGGGCGGGCGGGTTATGGGGTGGGCTGGGGCGGGGGCGGTGCGGCCCGGGGAGCGGGTCGGGCAGTTCACGGTGCTCGCGGAGCTGGCGAGCGGGGGCATGGGGCGGGTGCATCTGGCGCGGTCGCCGGCGGGGCGTACGGTCGCGCTGAAGACGTTGCTCACGGACGGGGCGGACGACCGCAGGCGGTTCGTCCGTGAGGTCGAGTGCGCGCGGCGGGTGCGCGGGGTCTACACGGCGAGCGTCGTGGACGCCGACCCGGAGGCCCAAGTGCCGTGGATGGCCCAGGAGTACGTGCCCGCGCCCTCGCTGAAGGACCTGGTCGAGGAGTGCGGCACGCTGGGGGTGGACGCCCTGCACTGGGTGGGCGCCGGGATGGCGGAGGCGGTCGCCTCGCTGCATGCGGCGGGGCTCGTGCACCGGGATGTGAAGCCCTCGAACGTGCTCCTGCCCGTCGAGGGGCCCCGCCTGATCGACTTCGGCATCTCGCAGGCGCACGACCTCACCCGTACGCAGTCGGCGCTCGGCACCGTCGCCTACGCCTCGCCGGAGCAGGCGCGAGGGGAGCCCACGACCGAGGCGTCGGACATGTTCTCCGTGGGGGCGACCCTGTTCTATCTGGCGGTGGGCCGACCGCCCTACCGGGACATCGAGCACATCTCGGCGATGGAACTGCTCGTACGCGCGGCCACCGGGGACATCGACACCACCGGCCTCCCGGCGGAGCTGGACCCCCTGGTCCTGCCCTGCCTCGACCCCGACCCGCGCTCCCGCCCCACCCCGGCCGAGGTCATCGCCCACTGCGCCGACCACCTCGGCGGCAGCCCGGCGGCGCGGGGCGGCGGGGGGCTGCTGGACGCCCGCTGGACCGACGCCGTCGAACGGCACCGGGCCGAGCGCACCGACGCCCTGCGCCACGCGATCCGCCGCGTCGACGCCTCCGCGGAACTCCCGGCCACACCGGACCGCGCCGGACCGGACGAACCGACCCGGCCCGTCGGCTCCCCGCCCGCCACCGCACGCCTGGCCGCTCCGACGGACCACGGGGCGACCCCGAGGGGTTCGCGGCGGTGGTGGTCCGTCGCCGCGTCGGCCGGGGCCGCGCTGCTGGTGGCGGGCGTGCTGATCTGGCAGCCGTGGGGCGGGGGTGGCGGTACGGGGGCGGCGGGCGCCCCGGACGCGCCGGTGCGGTTCCTGGAGGTGGAGAGCGAGCAGCCCGGCGTCTGCCCCGCTCCGGGTGAGGCCGCCGACCCGCTCGCCCCGTCACGGCCCGCCGTGCCCCCGGGGCGGGGCTTCACCTCGGACGACCGGGAGGAGTGCGTGGTCGTCTCCACCGCGCCCGGCCTGACGGTGACCCGGTTCGTGCGGGTGACCGCCTTCGAGGACGAGGCGCAGGAGGGGTGGGCGGTACGGGTGGAGTTCCAGGACGCGGACGCCGAGAAGTTCGCCGAGCTGACCGGGACGGTGACCGACCGCCCGCCGCCCACCAACGCCCTGGCCATCGTCCAGGGCGAGAACCGCCTCCTGGCGAAGGTCGCCGTCATCGGCCGCATCACGGGCGGCAACGCGGTCATCGCGACCCGGCTCGGCCGCAACGAGGCCCGCTTCCTCGCCAACGTACTGGGGGCGGAGTAGGGAGCGAGCGGATCAGCTCACGATCAGGTCCGCCACCGCGCATCCGGCGGCCACCGCGAGCATCCCGTCCGCGACGGTGTCGGCCACCAGGAACCGGCGCACGGGGCCGTCCGCACCCGGCAGCTTGCGGCCCTTGTTCCGGCACGCCGGTGCCGAGGGCGATGGGGGGAACCGGCCGGGCAAGGCGTCGCGCGGCCCGGTGCTACCGTGCCGTCACCCCGGCCCCACACGGACTCCTGCGCTGTTCACGAACCGACGAAAGGGCACAGGACCATGACCGTGCCGCCGCCCCCGCCCTCCTCCATACCCTCCGTGCCGCCGCCCCCGCCGGGCCATCCGGGCCATCCGGGCCATCCGGGCCATCCGGGCCATCCGGTGCCCGGCCCGTACGGCTACGGGCACCGGCCGCCCGGTGGCTCCTGGCAGCCGGTGGCTCACCGGCCGCTGAGCGGGATGGCGG is a genomic window containing:
- a CDS encoding Uma2 family endonuclease is translated as MTAEMVAPAWMHMQISAEQYDSWSEEQCAGIEIVDGMVVVSPSASKRHNRLARILANALDAAAGPDWNADTDFDVRLQDVPLTNRRPDVIVYRAETIDVTPTRPEHVLLVVEVVSPGSETTDRIVKVDQYAKAGIPFYWRVEQAATGVPIVYTYVLDPATKAYRDGEMFTGTVKATAPFPIAVNLGES
- a CDS encoding protein kinase domain-containing protein, translated to MGWAGAGAVRPGERVGQFTVLAELASGGMGRVHLARSPAGRTVALKTLLTDGADDRRRFVREVECARRVRGVYTASVVDADPEAQVPWMAQEYVPAPSLKDLVEECGTLGVDALHWVGAGMAEAVASLHAAGLVHRDVKPSNVLLPVEGPRLIDFGISQAHDLTRTQSALGTVAYASPEQARGEPTTEASDMFSVGATLFYLAVGRPPYRDIEHISAMELLVRAATGDIDTTGLPAELDPLVLPCLDPDPRSRPTPAEVIAHCADHLGGSPAARGGGGLLDARWTDAVERHRAERTDALRHAIRRVDASAELPATPDRAGPDEPTRPVGSPPATARLAAPTDHGATPRGSRRWWSVAASAGAALLVAGVLIWQPWGGGGGTGAAGAPDAPVRFLEVESEQPGVCPAPGEAADPLAPSRPAVPPGRGFTSDDREECVVVSTAPGLTVTRFVRVTAFEDEAQEGWAVRVEFQDADAEKFAELTGTVTDRPPPTNALAIVQGENRLLAKVAVIGRITGGNAVIATRLGRNEARFLANVLGAE